In Homo sapiens chromosome 11, GRCh38.p14 Primary Assembly, one DNA window encodes the following:
- the PTDSS2 gene encoding phosphatidylserine synthase 2 isoform 3 (isoform 3 is encoded by transcript variant 3): MIRDWWMCMIISVMFEFLEYSLEHQLPNFSECWWDHWIMDVLVCNGLGIYCGMKTLEWLSLKTYKWQGLWNIPTYKGKMKRIAFQFTPYSWVRFEWKPASSLRRWLAVCGIILVFLLAELNTFYLKFVLWMPPEHYLVLLRLVFFVNVGGVAMREIYDFMDDPKPHKKLGPQAWLVAAITATELLIVVKYDPHTLTLSLPFYISQCWTLGSVLALTWTVWRFFLRDITLRYKETRWQKWQNKDDQGSTVGNGDQHPLGLDEDLLGPGVAEGEGAPTPN; the protein is encoded by the exons ATGATCCGAGACTGGTGGATGTGCATGATCATCAGCGTGATGTTCGAGTTCCTGGAGTACAGCCTGGAGCACCAGCTGCCCAACTTCAGCGAGTGCTGGTGGGATCAC TGGATCATGGACGTGCTCGTCTGCAACGGGCTGGGCATCTACTGCGGCATGAAGACCCTTGAGTGGCTGTCCCTGAAGACGTACAAGTGGCAGGGCCTCTGGAACATTCCGACCTACAA GGGCAAGATGAAGAGGATCGCCTTCCAGTTCACGCCGTACAGCTGGGTTCGCTTCGAGTGGAAGCCGGCCTCCAGCCTGCGTCGCTGGCTGGCCGTGTGCGGCATCATCCTGGTG TTCCTGTTGGCAGAACTGAACACGTTCTACCTGAAGTTTGTGCTGTGGATGCCCCCGGAGCACTACCTGGTCCTCCTGCGGCTCGTCTTCTTCGTGAACGTGGGTGGCGTGGCCATGCGTGAGATCTACGACTTCATGGATGACCC GAAGCCCCACAAGAAGCTGGGCCCGCAGGCCTGGCTGGTGGCGGCCATCACGGCCACGGAGCTGCTCATCGTGGTGAAGTACGACCCCCACACGCTCACCCTGTCCCTGCCCTTCTACATCTCCCAGTGCTGGACCCTCGGCTCCGTCCTGGCGCTCACCTGGACCGTCTGGCGCTTCTTCCTGCG GGACATCACATTGAGGTACAAGGAGACCCGGTGGCAGAAGTGGCAGAACAAGGATGACCAGGGCAGCACCGTCGGCAACGGGGACCAGCACCCACTGGGGCTGGACGAAGACCTGCTGGGGCCTGGGGTGGCCGAGGGCGAGGGAGCACCAACTCCAAACTGA